One Citrobacter amalonaticus genomic window carries:
- a CDS encoding methyl-accepting chemotaxis protein, giving the protein MRQQMKINNFGVGTRMGVGFSIVLTLVVIMAVTGIVKLNGILKETHAITDRLLVLERLTGAWGAAIDYNGAMGLSVLTSSDEGIKKFAQSKMKVMSERVSAIQKELTELIVSDTGKSLLTTVGDKRKLYIDIRNEAIRISEQGNGDATNAFIRQKLIPAMEVYSGSVKALENYDKAQIDEAGGSIQENGSAAIQALIVLGVIAILVGSLLAWFITRGITRPLLSAVNVAREVASGNLGIDVKVESRDQPGQLMLSLREMTESLRNTVRKVREGADSIALAAAEISSGNTDLASRTEEQAAGVEETASTLEELTATINNTAANTAQAHRYVSETASVVKQNGAVMSEVSSRMQEIYDSSSKMADIIQVIDGIAFQTNILALNAAVEAARAGESGRGFAVVAGEVRTLAQRSASAAREIKELIDDSVSRIASGRNLVEKADAGMMGIVSNVQNMTQLIEEIAQASREQSDGIAQINSAMGQIDTTTQQNAALVEESAAAASSMQEQSRVLQDMVSVFSLNEEGIQAANMTSEKRVSHQRERNNGEKYVVSKKITSETDNWETF; this is encoded by the coding sequence ATGAGACAGCAGATGAAAATAAATAATTTTGGTGTTGGTACCCGAATGGGAGTTGGCTTCAGTATTGTTCTCACCCTTGTCGTCATTATGGCTGTTACGGGTATTGTTAAATTAAACGGCATATTGAAAGAGACCCATGCTATTACGGACAGGTTGCTGGTACTGGAGCGACTCACGGGGGCGTGGGGGGCGGCAATTGACTATAATGGCGCGATGGGGCTGTCTGTACTGACTTCCTCTGATGAGGGAATTAAAAAATTTGCCCAGTCAAAAATGAAGGTAATGTCAGAGCGCGTGAGTGCCATTCAGAAGGAACTGACAGAATTAATTGTCTCTGATACGGGCAAGTCACTCCTGACGACCGTGGGTGATAAAAGAAAACTGTATATCGATATCCGCAATGAGGCGATTCGCATCAGTGAACAAGGGAATGGTGATGCCACCAATGCATTTATTCGCCAGAAACTCATTCCCGCCATGGAGGTCTATTCCGGCAGCGTAAAAGCACTGGAAAACTACGATAAAGCGCAAATTGATGAAGCCGGTGGGTCCATTCAGGAGAATGGCTCGGCAGCAATTCAGGCTCTGATTGTTCTTGGCGTAATCGCTATTCTTGTCGGCAGTCTGTTAGCGTGGTTTATCACTCGCGGGATAACTCGCCCATTGTTGTCAGCCGTTAATGTGGCCCGGGAAGTGGCGTCCGGTAATCTGGGGATCGACGTTAAAGTGGAATCCCGAGACCAGCCTGGACAACTTATGCTCTCCCTGAGGGAAATGACGGAGAGTCTGCGTAATACGGTACGCAAGGTCCGTGAAGGGGCCGACAGCATAGCGTTAGCCGCGGCTGAAATTAGTAGTGGTAACACCGATCTGGCCTCTCGCACGGAAGAGCAGGCGGCAGGGGTAGAAGAGACAGCCTCGACGCTGGAAGAGCTGACGGCAACTATTAACAATACTGCAGCAAACACGGCGCAGGCGCATCGTTACGTGAGTGAGACAGCATCTGTCGTGAAACAGAATGGCGCCGTTATGAGTGAAGTGTCTTCCCGAATGCAGGAAATTTACGATTCCTCATCAAAAATGGCGGACATCATCCAGGTTATTGATGGTATAGCCTTCCAGACCAATATTCTGGCGCTGAATGCAGCAGTGGAAGCTGCGCGAGCAGGTGAATCCGGACGTGGTTTTGCTGTGGTGGCTGGAGAAGTCCGTACACTGGCACAACGCAGTGCGTCAGCTGCACGTGAAATTAAGGAATTGATCGATGACTCTGTCTCACGTATTGCCTCTGGCCGCAATCTGGTTGAAAAAGCAGATGCTGGCATGATGGGAATTGTTTCCAACGTCCAGAACATGACTCAACTGATTGAGGAAATCGCACAAGCGAGTCGGGAGCAGAGTGATGGGATTGCCCAAATCAACAGTGCGATGGGACAGATTGATACCACCACACAGCAAAATGCCGCGCTCGTTGAAGAGTCAGCTGCAGCTGCCTCTTCAATGCAGGAGCAGTCTCGTGTACTCCAGGATATGGTCAGCGTGTTCAGTCTGAATGAGGAAGGGATACAAGCCGCAAACATGACTTCAGAAAAACGTGTTAGTCACCAGAGGGAGAGGAATAATGGCGAAAAATATGTGGTGTCCAAAAAGATAACTTCAGAAACAGACAACTGGGAAACTTTTTGA
- the ychH gene encoding stress-induced protein YchH, whose translation MKRKNASLLGNVLMGLGLVVMVVGVGYSILNQLPQFNLPQFFAHGAVLSIFVGAILWLAGARVGGHEQVSDRYWWVRHYDKRCRRNDNRRHS comes from the coding sequence ATGAAACGCAAAAACGCTTCGTTACTCGGTAATGTGCTCATGGGTTTAGGGTTAGTGGTTATGGTGGTTGGCGTGGGTTACTCCATTTTAAACCAGTTGCCGCAATTTAACCTGCCACAATTTTTCGCGCATGGTGCCGTGCTCAGTATCTTCGTCGGTGCCATTTTGTGGCTGGCGGGTGCCCGTGTAGGCGGACATGAGCAAGTCAGCGACCGCTACTGGTGGGTGCGCCACTACGACAAACGTTGCCGCCGTAACGACAATCGTCGTCACAGTTAA
- a CDS encoding cytochrome c1, which translates to MRQLLRYGMLWVAFCTTGPTFAQEPVPTRQAWSFSGLSGEYDKAQLRRGLQVYEEKCRACHGMKYLTFRTLTKPGGPELTPEDAKNLASGYVFPIIQDDGQPGERDGTLNDSFISPYLNDQEARYLNNGALPVDLSYIVRARTYDRGFPQFLLDAFIPYTEQGADYLFALLTGYLPDDPELKANRYYPGGVINMPKPLADGEIEWHSESQVAQTEEQYARDVTAFLAWVADPDLTARKHQGMYVMGYLAIMLALLWMMRRMKRRAQH; encoded by the coding sequence ATGAGACAATTACTCAGATATGGCATGCTGTGGGTGGCATTTTGCACGACAGGCCCTACATTCGCGCAAGAACCGGTTCCCACTCGCCAGGCGTGGAGCTTCAGCGGTCTCTCCGGAGAATATGATAAGGCGCAACTGCGGCGCGGTTTGCAGGTCTATGAAGAGAAGTGTCGTGCCTGTCATGGCATGAAATACCTGACGTTTCGCACGCTGACCAAACCCGGCGGCCCGGAACTGACGCCAGAAGACGCAAAAAACCTCGCCAGCGGCTATGTCTTTCCGATTATTCAGGATGACGGCCAACCCGGCGAGCGGGACGGCACCCTGAACGACAGCTTTATTTCGCCTTATCTCAATGACCAGGAGGCGAGATACCTGAATAACGGCGCCCTGCCCGTGGATTTGAGTTATATCGTTCGCGCCCGTACCTACGATCGCGGCTTTCCGCAATTTCTGCTGGACGCGTTTATTCCCTACACTGAGCAAGGAGCGGATTACCTCTTCGCGCTCTTAACCGGTTATCTGCCCGATGACCCGGAACTGAAGGCGAATCGTTACTATCCGGGTGGGGTGATTAACATGCCAAAACCGCTGGCGGATGGCGAAATCGAATGGCATTCAGAATCGCAGGTCGCGCAAACAGAAGAACAATACGCACGGGATGTCACCGCCTTTCTGGCCTGGGTGGCCGATCCCGACCTGACGGCGAGAAAACATCAGGGAATGTACGTCATGGGGTATCTCGCCATTATGCTGGCATTATTATGGATGATGCGACGAATGAAAAGACGCGCACAGCATTAA
- the pth gene encoding aminoacyl-tRNA hydrolase, translated as MTIKLIVGLANPGAEYAATRHNAGAWYVDLLAERLRAPLREEPKFFGYTSRVSLEGEDVRLLVPTTFMNLSGKAVGAMASFYRINPDEILVAHDELDLPPGVAKFKLGGGHGGHNGLKDIISKLGNNPNFHRLRVGIGHPGDKNKVVGFVLGKPPVSEQKLIDDAIDEAARCTEVWFKDGLTKATNRLHAFKAQ; from the coding sequence GTGACGATTAAACTGATTGTCGGCCTGGCGAACCCCGGCGCTGAATATGCAGCCACCCGACATAATGCGGGCGCATGGTACGTCGATTTACTGGCAGAGCGGTTGCGAGCCCCTTTGCGCGAAGAGCCGAAATTCTTTGGCTACACTTCCAGAGTCAGTCTGGAAGGTGAAGATGTCCGTTTATTAGTTCCCACCACGTTTATGAATCTGAGCGGCAAAGCGGTCGGCGCAATGGCGAGTTTTTATCGCATCAATCCCGACGAAATTTTAGTGGCCCACGATGAACTGGATCTTCCCCCCGGCGTGGCAAAATTTAAACTCGGCGGAGGTCATGGCGGACACAACGGGCTGAAAGACATTATCAGCAAGCTCGGCAATAACCCTAACTTTCATCGCTTACGTGTCGGAATCGGTCATCCGGGCGATAAAAATAAAGTTGTCGGCTTTGTGTTAGGCAAACCGCCTGTTTCAGAACAGAAGTTAATTGACGACGCGATTGACGAAGCGGCGCGTTGCACTGAGGTATGGTTTAAAGACGGTTTGACCAAAGCAACGAACCGATTGCACGCCTTTAAAGCGCAATAA
- the ychF gene encoding redox-regulated ATPase YchF codes for MGFKCGIVGLPNVGKSTLFNALTKAGIEAANFPFCTIEPNTGVVPMPDPRLDQLAEIVKPQRILPTTMEFVDIAGLVKGASKGEGLGNQFLTNIRETEAIGHVVRCFENDNIIHVSGKVNPAEDIDVINTELALADLDTCERAIHRVQKKAKGGDKDAKAELAALEKCLPQLSEAGMLRSLDLTDEDKAAIRYLSFLTLKPTMYIANVNEDGFENNPYLDQVREIAAKEGSVVVPVCAAVEADIAELDDDERDEFMQELGLEEPGLNRVIRAGYKLLNLQTYFTAGVKEVRAWTIPVGATAPQAAGKIHTDFEKGFIRAQTIAFDDFITYKGEQGAKEAGKMRAEGKDYIVKDGDVMNFLFNV; via the coding sequence ATGGGATTCAAATGCGGTATCGTCGGTTTGCCCAACGTCGGGAAATCCACCCTGTTCAACGCGCTGACCAAAGCCGGTATTGAAGCGGCAAACTTCCCATTCTGTACGATTGAGCCGAATACCGGCGTCGTGCCGATGCCCGACCCGCGTCTGGACCAGTTGGCTGAGATCGTCAAACCGCAGCGTATCCTGCCGACCACAATGGAATTTGTTGATATTGCCGGTCTGGTAAAAGGCGCGTCCAAAGGTGAAGGTCTGGGTAACCAGTTCCTGACCAACATTCGTGAAACCGAAGCGATTGGCCACGTGGTGCGCTGTTTTGAAAACGACAACATTATTCACGTTTCGGGCAAAGTGAACCCGGCGGAAGATATTGACGTGATCAACACCGAGCTGGCGCTGGCGGATCTCGATACCTGCGAACGCGCGATTCACCGCGTACAGAAGAAAGCCAAAGGCGGCGATAAAGACGCAAAAGCCGAGCTGGCCGCGCTGGAAAAATGCCTGCCGCAGCTCTCTGAAGCTGGCATGCTGCGTTCTCTGGACCTGACGGACGAAGACAAAGCGGCGATCCGCTACCTGAGCTTCCTGACCCTGAAGCCGACCATGTATATTGCCAACGTTAACGAAGACGGTTTCGAAAACAACCCATATCTCGACCAGGTCCGCGAAATTGCCGCGAAGGAAGGTTCCGTCGTGGTTCCGGTATGTGCGGCGGTTGAAGCGGACATCGCTGAACTTGACGATGACGAGCGCGACGAATTCATGCAGGAACTGGGGCTGGAAGAACCGGGCCTGAACCGCGTGATCCGTGCTGGCTACAAGCTGCTGAACCTGCAAACCTACTTCACCGCCGGGGTGAAGGAAGTGCGTGCATGGACCATTCCTGTCGGCGCCACCGCGCCACAGGCGGCAGGTAAAATCCATACCGATTTCGAGAAAGGCTTTATCCGCGCACAGACCATCGCGTTTGACGACTTCATCACCTACAAAGGTGAACAAGGCGCGAAAGAAGCCGGTAAAATGCGTGCTGAAGGGAAAGATTACATCGTTAAAGATGGCGACGTGATGAACTTCCTGTTCAACGTCTAA
- a CDS encoding RrF2 family transcriptional regulator, with protein sequence MLDYRFPTALQMVLSVAMAEQSGERSTSAILAYGLEANPSFIRKLMVPLTRDGIIVSTLGRNGSIHLGRPADEITLRDIYLSVIEDKKLWASRPDVPARCVVSANACWYFKSIADEAEQASLEVLARHTVASALEEVKKADTSGCDPVPEIDTQSKKAH encoded by the coding sequence ATGTTAGATTACCGCTTCCCGACAGCTTTGCAGATGGTTCTCAGCGTAGCGATGGCGGAGCAATCGGGTGAACGTTCGACAAGTGCAATTCTGGCCTATGGTCTGGAAGCAAATCCGAGCTTCATTCGCAAGTTAATGGTTCCGCTCACGCGTGACGGTATCATCGTCTCAACGCTTGGCCGCAACGGTTCTATTCATCTTGGTCGCCCGGCGGACGAGATCACCCTGCGCGATATCTACCTTTCTGTCATTGAAGATAAAAAGCTGTGGGCCTCGCGTCCTGACGTACCGGCTCGCTGCGTGGTCAGCGCCAACGCTTGCTGGTACTTCAAATCTATCGCCGATGAAGCGGAGCAAGCTTCGTTAGAGGTATTAGCTCGCCATACCGTGGCAAGCGCGCTGGAAGAGGTCAAAAAAGCCGATACCAGCGGGTGCGATCCGGTCCCTGAGATTGATACCCAGTCTAAAAAAGCGCATTAG